The following are encoded together in the Sulfurimonas sp. genome:
- the bcp gene encoding thioredoxin-dependent thiol peroxidase: MIEVNAKAPEFCLPNQDDVEICSRDLKGKWVVLYFYPRDNTPGCTTEACEFTEALPDFADLDAIILGVSADTTKKHRNFIEKRDLGITLLSDEDTKMMQEYGVWQLKKNYGKEYMGIVRTTYIIDPQGVVKAVFEKVRVKGHVEKVKETLAELQK; encoded by the coding sequence ATGATTGAAGTTAATGCGAAAGCGCCGGAATTTTGTTTACCAAACCAAGATGATGTAGAGATCTGTTCACGTGATTTAAAAGGGAAATGGGTAGTTTTATATTTTTATCCAAGAGATAATACGCCAGGATGTACTACGGAAGCTTGTGAGTTTACAGAAGCTCTTCCTGACTTTGCTGATCTGGATGCGATCATACTAGGTGTAAGCGCAGATACTACTAAAAAGCATCGTAACTTTATAGAGAAGAGAGACTTAGGTATCACTCTTTTAAGTGATGAAGATACAAAAATGATGCAAGAATACGGTGTATGGCAGTTAAAGAAAAACTACGGAAAAGAGTATATGGGTATTGTTCGTACAACTTATATAATAGATCCACAAGGTGTAGTAAAAGCTGTTTTTGAAAAAGTACGTGTAAAAGGTCACGTAGAAAAAGTTAAAGAAACATTAGCAGAACTTCAAAAGTAG
- the rpsB gene encoding 30S ribosomal protein S2, whose protein sequence is MVTMKDLLECGVHFGHQTRRWNPKMKKYIFGVRKNIYIIDLQKTLRYFRNTYQIVVDAAAEGQTVLFVGTKKQARVSVRDAAISCGMPYVDNRWLGGMLTNFPTIQKSIRKLDVIEDMQENGQIDLLTKKEALMLSRQKEKLEQYFGGIRNMKTLPDMMFVVDAVKEHTAVLEANRLGIKVVAPLDTNCDPDVIDYPIPGNDDAIRSIQLFCKEMAEAINEGKALRDGQSEDSEAAIEEAQAEATEAPAEEAVETTEEA, encoded by the coding sequence ATGGTAACTATGAAAGACCTATTGGAGTGTGGTGTACACTTCGGACACCAAACTCGTCGTTGGAACCCAAAAATGAAAAAATACATTTTCGGTGTTCGTAAAAACATTTATATCATCGATTTACAAAAAACTTTACGTTATTTCCGTAACACATACCAAATCGTTGTAGATGCAGCAGCTGAAGGACAAACTGTTCTTTTCGTTGGTACTAAAAAACAAGCTCGTGTTTCAGTACGTGATGCAGCTATCTCATGTGGTATGCCGTATGTAGATAACAGATGGTTAGGTGGTATGCTTACTAACTTCCCAACTATTCAAAAATCTATTCGTAAACTTGATGTTATCGAAGATATGCAAGAAAATGGTCAAATCGATCTTTTAACTAAAAAAGAAGCTTTAATGCTTTCTCGTCAAAAAGAGAAATTAGAGCAATATTTCGGTGGTATCCGTAATATGAAAACTTTACCGGATATGATGTTCGTTGTAGATGCTGTTAAAGAGCACACTGCAGTATTAGAAGCTAACCGTCTTGGAATCAAAGTTGTAGCTCCACTAGATACTAACTGTGATCCTGATGTAATCGATTACCCAATTCCAGGTAATGATGATGCTATCCGTTCAATTCAACTTTTCTGTAAAGAGATGGCTGAAGCTATTAATGAAGGTAAAGCATTAAGAGATGGTCAAAGTGAAGATAGTGAAGCAGCAATTGAAGAAGCTCAAGCAGAAGCAACTGAAGCACCAGCTGAAGAAGCAGTAGAAACTACAGAGGAAGCATAA
- a CDS encoding DUF420 domain-containing protein, translated as MNYMFESGFLGTRAPFFMDLVTLIVALLPFLMMGVIYFAKIKKYKLHQIAQYVLFVVSVIVVAYFEIGVRIGGGFDSFIKDSGVAHHYALIVLIIHILIAVATLFIWILALGRAKKYLREGKHKEMGKMTFNAIVLTSLSGIWVYMLLFVY; from the coding sequence ATGAATTATATGTTTGAGAGTGGTTTCTTAGGAACACGTGCACCTTTTTTTATGGATTTAGTAACTTTAATAGTTGCTCTTTTACCTTTTTTAATGATGGGAGTTATCTACTTTGCAAAAATTAAAAAATATAAATTACACCAAATAGCTCAATATGTTTTATTTGTTGTATCTGTTATAGTAGTTGCATATTTTGAAATTGGAGTTAGAATAGGAGGCGGATTCGATTCTTTTATTAAAGACAGCGGAGTTGCCCATCACTACGCTTTAATAGTTTTAATTATACATATTTTAATAGCTGTTGCAACACTTTTCATATGGATATTAGCACTAGGACGTGCGAAAAAGTACCTGCGTGAAGGTAAACACAAAGAGATGGGTAAAATGACTTTCAACGCAATTGTTTTAACATCTTTAAGTGGCATATGGGTTTATATGCTGTTATTTGTCTACTAA
- a CDS encoding FtsW/RodA/SpoVE family cell cycle protein: MADRKLFTLVAIMIGFSIVLSYTLSAYTTILFGVGEFHFAIRQIIFGILSILTIWVVAQLDPNKHLTPLGFFLFFGSTILMIAMPFLPESFVSAVGGAKRWIKLFGFSIAPVEFFKIGFIYFLAWSFSRKLGHHDDMGLTNEFKRFAPYAVVFIGAMFIIAFVQNDLGQVVVLGLTLLFMLMFAGSSFRFFLSLLLGALAFFLLFIFTAEHRILRIKSWWASAQDTVLSFLPAALANELRVPTEVVPYQIGHSINAIHNGGFFGVGLANGTFKLGFLSEVHTDFVLAGLAEEFGFVGVALVVFLFMWIIKRIFTIANRSIDSHIYLFSLGIGLMLSFAFLVNAYGISGITPIKGISVPFLSYGGSAILASSIGIGMILMASKKVDLEKKL, from the coding sequence GTGGCAGACAGAAAGCTTTTTACATTAGTAGCGATTATGATAGGTTTTAGTATAGTATTATCATATACTTTATCGGCATACACTACTATACTTTTTGGAGTTGGCGAATTTCATTTTGCTATTAGACAGATAATTTTCGGCATCTTAAGTATACTGACAATATGGGTAGTTGCTCAGCTTGATCCGAATAAACATTTAACCCCACTTGGATTCTTTTTATTTTTCGGATCAACTATTTTGATGATAGCTATGCCATTTTTACCTGAATCTTTCGTATCAGCTGTCGGTGGTGCAAAAAGGTGGATTAAACTTTTTGGTTTTTCTATAGCACCGGTTGAGTTTTTCAAAATAGGTTTTATATACTTTTTAGCTTGGAGTTTTTCAAGAAAACTTGGTCACCATGATGATATGGGGCTAACAAATGAGTTTAAACGTTTTGCTCCATATGCAGTAGTATTTATAGGTGCTATGTTCATAATAGCCTTTGTTCAAAATGATTTGGGTCAGGTTGTAGTGCTTGGTTTGACTCTGCTTTTTATGTTGATGTTTGCAGGAAGCAGTTTTAGATTCTTCCTCTCTTTACTTTTAGGTGCACTTGCATTTTTCTTGTTGTTTATTTTTACGGCTGAGCATAGGATCTTACGTATTAAGTCTTGGTGGGCATCTGCTCAAGATACTGTTCTTTCATTTTTACCGGCAGCTCTAGCAAATGAGTTAAGAGTACCTACAGAGGTTGTTCCTTATCAAATCGGGCATTCAATAAATGCTATCCATAACGGTGGTTTTTTTGGAGTCGGACTTGCAAACGGTACTTTTAAACTAGGGTTTTTATCAGAAGTTCATACAGACTTTGTTTTAGCAGGTCTTGCTGAAGAGTTTGGTTTTGTCGGAGTTGCATTAGTTGTATTTTTATTTATGTGGATTATAAAACGCATCTTTACAATTGCAAACCGCTCAATTGACTCACATATATATCTCTTTTCACTTGGGATTGGCTTGATGCTTAGCTTTGCATTTTTAGTAAATGCATACGGTATAAGTGGGATTACACCTATTAAAGGTATATCAGTTCCATTTTTGAGTTACGGTGGTAGTGCAATATTAGCTTCATCTATAGGAATTGGTATGATCTTAATGGCTAGCAAGAAGGTAGATTTGGAGAAAAAACTATGA
- a CDS encoding DedA family protein translates to MIRELAQDLVDLIFDWGYLGIFLLMAVESSFIPFPSEIVLIPAGYLASEGKMSILMIMLSGVGGSLLGAFINYYLALLLGRRILQRYGKYFFIKESALSKMDSFFEAHGAISTFTGRLIPGIRQLISIPAGLSRMNLAVFSIYTTLGAGIWALILTILGYYIGENKELIDLYLKQIIYIILAILGIIFFLYYRYQKTKRIK, encoded by the coding sequence ATGATTAGAGAGCTTGCGCAAGATCTTGTTGATCTAATCTTTGACTGGGGATACCTGGGTATTTTTTTGTTAATGGCAGTAGAATCATCATTTATACCCTTTCCAAGTGAAATAGTTTTAATACCAGCTGGTTATTTGGCATCTGAGGGAAAAATGAGCATTTTAATGATTATGCTAAGCGGAGTAGGTGGTAGTTTACTTGGAGCATTTATAAACTATTATTTGGCACTATTGCTTGGAAGAAGAATACTTCAAAGATACGGCAAGTATTTTTTTATAAAAGAGAGCGCTCTCTCAAAAATGGATTCATTCTTTGAAGCTCACGGTGCTATATCGACTTTCACGGGCAGACTTATCCCTGGAATTCGTCAATTAATATCTATTCCTGCAGGACTCAGTCGCATGAATTTGGCTGTATTTTCTATATACACAACTTTGGGTGCTGGGATATGGGCACTGATTTTAACTATTTTGGGATATTATATTGGTGAAAATAAAGAATTGATAGACCTATATCTGAAACAAATAATATATATAATTTTAGCTATATTGGGTATAATTTTCTTTTTATATTACAGATATCAAAAAACAAAGAGGATAAAGTAG
- a CDS encoding Crp/Fnr family transcriptional regulator — translation MSNQDLIHSVVTDDEPVLQLPDLVSNKKLIKYEEGEMAFDSYDTMNYFYFIMSGKIKISQINPDTAKEQTISILTRGDMFDTITLLDGEEHEYTSTVIEDSEVVEVPIGHVRELIHSDAKFKSFFFPYLAKQMRDSEELAVDLSLYDVYNRILRLIGRNIDTNGGVTKLNLIDNLSHEELASLVGSVRKVVNRNLQKLKDEGIIELSRKHIKLKNLKHLLDKLKY, via the coding sequence TTGTCTAATCAAGACTTGATTCATAGTGTTGTTACTGATGATGAGCCTGTCCTTCAATTACCGGATTTAGTATCTAATAAAAAACTAATAAAGTATGAAGAGGGTGAAATGGCTTTTGATAGTTATGACACTATGAACTACTTTTACTTCATTATGAGTGGGAAGATAAAGATCTCGCAAATAAATCCAGACACTGCAAAAGAGCAAACCATCAGTATATTAACACGTGGTGATATGTTCGATACAATTACATTACTTGATGGCGAAGAACATGAATATACCTCTACAGTTATTGAAGATAGTGAAGTAGTAGAAGTACCTATTGGACATGTACGAGAACTTATTCATAGTGATGCTAAGTTTAAGAGCTTCTTTTTTCCATATCTTGCCAAACAGATGAGAGATTCAGAAGAGTTGGCCGTCGATCTCTCCTTATATGATGTATATAACCGTATATTAAGACTGATTGGTAGAAATATTGATACAAACGGTGGAGTTACAAAACTAAATCTTATAGATAATCTTTCCCATGAAGAATTAGCATCACTTGTTGGAAGTGTTAGAAAAGTTGTTAACAGAAACCTTCAAAAACTTAAAGATGAGGGTATTATTGAGCTTTCACGTAAACATATAAAATTAAAAAACTTAAAACATTTATTAGACAAATTAAAATATTAA
- a CDS encoding polyprenyl synthetase family protein, producing the protein MQNFEKFLQDNLPVSKSIHPTYEKALHEMLLAGGKRFRPALLLGVVEAVNPLMLDGARHAAYAVELLHTYSLIHDDLPAMDDSPLRRGKPTLHVVYDEVTAILVGDALNTYSFEVLADAPFSDNTRVKLIRELATNGGLNGMVLGQAIDCYFENQPLSIDDVKVLHTNKTAKLIAASLKMGAIIVGDEKLGEKLYDFGIKLGVLFQIQDDILDVTQTDEEAGKLTNNDEDKNSFVTLIGLEESMKEANTIADELSDELNNFDENLKKSLSSLLTKYINRHRN; encoded by the coding sequence ATGCAAAATTTTGAGAAGTTTTTACAAGATAATTTACCGGTATCTAAGTCTATACATCCTACATATGAAAAAGCTTTGCACGAGATGCTTTTAGCTGGTGGAAAGAGGTTTCGTCCGGCTCTTTTACTAGGTGTAGTTGAAGCTGTAAACCCGCTTATGCTTGATGGTGCAAGGCATGCTGCGTATGCTGTAGAATTGTTACATACATATTCTCTGATCCACGATGACCTTCCTGCTATGGATGACTCACCTCTACGCAGAGGAAAACCTACTTTGCATGTAGTATATGACGAGGTAACGGCAATCCTTGTTGGAGATGCTTTAAATACATATAGTTTTGAAGTTTTAGCAGATGCACCTTTCTCAGATAACACTAGAGTTAAACTTATACGTGAACTTGCAACAAATGGCGGTTTAAACGGTATGGTTTTAGGTCAAGCAATTGATTGCTACTTTGAAAATCAACCACTTAGCATTGATGATGTAAAAGTTCTTCACACAAATAAAACAGCTAAACTAATTGCAGCTTCACTAAAGATGGGTGCAATTATAGTCGGAGATGAAAAATTAGGTGAAAAACTTTATGATTTTGGAATAAAACTTGGGGTATTATTCCAAATTCAAGATGACATACTAGATGTTACTCAAACCGACGAAGAAGCTGGAAAGCTAACAAATAATGATGAAGACAAAAATAGCTTTGTAACTTTGATAGGGCTTGAAGAGTCTATGAAAGAAGCAAATACTATTGCGGATGAACTCTCAGATGAGTTGAATAATTTTGATGAGAACTTGAAAAAGTCTCTATCATCACTACTTACAAAATACATAAACAGACATAGGAATTAA
- a CDS encoding DUF6115 domain-containing protein, translating into MPAQYMQYFQLEYIIVVMAGIILYLLYYVYSKDAQYNKNIHSIASVVEDLNREIFYLKKNTKEIELKSKVNSKHMSDEEIYQEIERSVYDLVHPLSQALKQMQDSVDMIEAQVDSRVSNLESGVKQISIPGSIHGNDDEKVIALYKQGIDVETISKELHISKAEVEFVLKINKIK; encoded by the coding sequence ATGCCAGCACAATATATGCAGTATTTTCAATTAGAATATATTATTGTAGTTATGGCTGGCATCATACTTTATCTACTCTATTATGTATATTCCAAAGATGCACAATACAATAAAAATATACATTCTATTGCATCTGTAGTTGAAGATCTAAACAGAGAAATTTTTTATCTTAAAAAGAATACAAAAGAGATAGAGCTTAAAAGTAAAGTAAATTCAAAACATATGAGTGATGAAGAGATATATCAAGAGATTGAGAGAAGTGTATACGATCTTGTCCACCCGTTATCCCAAGCATTAAAACAGATGCAAGATAGCGTTGATATGATTGAAGCTCAAGTTGATTCACGTGTCTCAAATTTAGAGAGCGGAGTTAAGCAGATCTCTATTCCCGGTTCAATTCACGGAAATGATGATGAAAAAGTTATAGCACTTTATAAGCAGGGAATCGATGTTGAGACGATCTCAAAAGAACTTCATATATCAAAAGCCGAAGTTGAATTTGTTTTAAAAATAAACAAGATCAAGTAG
- a CDS encoding DUF1566 domain-containing protein — MSKYISITFIFFTLLFLGCSDTKETETVKKVSQNLDVFTDKTTGYTWIDNNQTKQLKKDWLDAVSYCEELYANGHEDWHLPTKEQLKTIVDKSKTPAIKSGFKNVTPYGYWTNDKIDIKDGYVWALYFNHGGEVWELRTDTNYVRCVRSTND, encoded by the coding sequence ATGTCTAAATATATATCTATAACTTTTATATTTTTTACACTCTTGTTTTTAGGTTGTTCAGATACAAAAGAAACTGAAACAGTAAAAAAAGTTTCACAAAACTTAGATGTATTTACAGATAAAACAACCGGTTATACATGGATTGATAATAATCAAACAAAACAATTAAAAAAAGATTGGCTTGATGCTGTAAGTTATTGTGAAGAACTTTATGCAAATGGACATGAAGATTGGCATCTACCAACAAAAGAACAGCTAAAAACAATAGTGGATAAATCTAAAACACCTGCTATAAAAAGCGGTTTTAAAAATGTAACTCCTTATGGTTATTGGACAAATGACAAAATAGATATTAAAGATGGCTATGTATGGGCACTATATTTTAATCATGGTGGAGAAGTATGGGAATTAAGAACCGATACAAACTATGTTAGATGTGTAAGAAGTACTAATGATTAG
- the murG gene encoding undecaprenyldiphospho-muramoylpentapeptide beta-N-acetylglucosaminyltransferase, whose amino-acid sequence MKLCITGGGTGGHLMIAEALVEACVKEGHEAVFIGSLKGQDRKYFEKNSKFSHVYFLDTTGVVNQKGLGKLKALFKVFLAFFKSRSILKKHNIDATYSVGGFSAAPASLATLSVFKPLFIHEQNAIEGRLNALLKPYAKEFISAYDENSPIKGYPVKDVFFKNARIRDELKTIIFLGGSQGAKAINDLALSVAHKLNKKNIHIIHQAGENDYERVKAEYERKGVDAEVYGFTKDLPALIANADLAVSRSGASTLWELTASGCPALFVPYPYAAADHQYYNAQFIVENNLGWCEREGEELRSKLLHVIEEPLKEKSEALLNYSHKDVAAKMISEVKKYV is encoded by the coding sequence ATGAAGCTTTGTATAACAGGCGGTGGTACCGGAGGGCATCTTATGATAGCAGAAGCTTTAGTAGAGGCTTGTGTCAAGGAAGGTCATGAAGCTGTTTTTATAGGTTCACTAAAAGGTCAGGACAGAAAGTACTTTGAAAAAAACTCCAAGTTTTCACATGTTTATTTTTTAGATACTACAGGTGTTGTTAATCAAAAAGGGCTTGGAAAATTAAAGGCACTATTTAAAGTGTTTTTAGCTTTTTTTAAATCCCGCAGTATTTTAAAAAAACATAATATAGATGCTACATACAGTGTTGGTGGATTCTCGGCAGCTCCTGCATCTTTGGCAACATTAAGTGTTTTTAAACCGCTTTTTATACATGAACAAAATGCAATAGAGGGAAGATTGAATGCTCTTTTAAAACCATATGCAAAAGAGTTTATATCCGCTTATGATGAAAACTCTCCAATAAAAGGTTATCCTGTAAAAGATGTGTTTTTTAAAAATGCTCGTATTAGAGATGAGTTAAAAACTATCATCTTTTTAGGCGGAAGCCAAGGAGCAAAGGCAATTAACGATCTGGCTTTAAGTGTAGCGCATAAACTAAATAAAAAGAACATACATATAATACACCAAGCAGGTGAAAATGATTATGAGAGAGTCAAGGCCGAGTATGAAAGAAAAGGTGTTGATGCTGAGGTTTATGGCTTTACTAAAGATTTACCGGCATTAATTGCAAATGCGGATCTGGCAGTTAGTAGATCAGGTGCTTCAACTCTTTGGGAATTAACAGCTTCAGGTTGTCCTGCTTTGTTTGTCCCATATCCATATGCAGCTGCTGATCATCAGTATTATAATGCACAGTTCATAGTTGAAAATAATCTAGGTTGGTGTGAACGTGAGGGTGAGGAATTACGCTCAAAACTTCTTCACGTAATAGAAGAGCCATTAAAAGAAAAAAGCGAAGCACTGTTAAATTATTCACATAAAGATGTAGCTGCAAAAATGATCTCAGAGGTAAAAAAATATGTCTAA
- the tkt gene encoding transketolase, translating into MSNQMRQKMADTIRFLAADMVQAANSGHPGAPMGLADIAVVLSEHMNHNPKNPSWLNRDRVVFSGGHGTGLIYSLYYLWGYGLELEDLKNFRQLNSKTPGHPEYGHTEGVEITTGPLGQGIANAVGFAMASKFMGAQVNSETASMIDHNVYCLCGDGDLEEGISYEACSIAGHNKLDNLVVIYDSNRITIEGSTDLSISEDMRKRFESQGWDVLECDGHNFDEIDSSLTTAKANTKPTLIIANTVIAKGAGELEGSHHSHGAPLGEDVIKKAKADAGFDPEKSFYVDEDVMARFRCAIEDGDLKEREWVHSQKTMPLMEQNEALEALQNPDFSRIQWPEFDKADATRSTNGKIINAIARAIPSFIGGSADLSPSNKTDLKDMGVFPKGRNIYFGIREHAMASIVNAMGLYGGLLPFSSTFFVFSDYLKPSARIAALSGIQHFFIWTHDSIGVGEDGPTHQPIEHLSQFRALPNFYVWRPADGAENVEAWKVALEMKNSPSAFVCSRQNLSVLPKAVNGEASKGGYLLASDDNASITLMASGSEVELALNVKTALNEKGVNANVVSVPCFDLLIEQDKAYIDSIIKPDTKKVAIEAARGMEWYRLADEVIAMDSFGASAPAGELFEKFGFSVDSILEKIQ; encoded by the coding sequence ATGAGCAATCAAATGCGTCAAAAAATGGCAGACACAATTAGGTTTTTAGCAGCAGATATGGTTCAAGCAGCAAACTCAGGTCACCCTGGTGCTCCAATGGGATTAGCTGATATTGCAGTAGTACTTAGTGAGCATATGAATCATAATCCTAAAAATCCATCATGGTTAAATCGTGATCGCGTTGTATTCTCAGGTGGACACGGTACTGGTCTTATATATTCACTTTATTATCTATGGGGATATGGATTAGAACTTGAAGATTTAAAAAATTTCCGTCAGTTAAATTCTAAAACTCCTGGACACCCTGAATATGGTCATACTGAGGGTGTTGAGATAACTACAGGTCCACTTGGTCAGGGTATAGCAAATGCTGTAGGATTTGCAATGGCTTCAAAGTTTATGGGTGCTCAGGTAAATTCTGAGACTGCATCTATGATAGACCATAATGTATACTGTTTATGTGGTGATGGTGACTTAGAAGAGGGAATCTCATATGAGGCCTGTTCAATTGCTGGACACAACAAATTAGATAACCTAGTAGTTATTTATGATTCAAACCGTATCACTATTGAGGGGTCAACTGATCTTAGTATCTCTGAAGATATGCGTAAACGTTTTGAGTCACAAGGTTGGGATGTATTAGAGTGTGATGGTCACAATTTTGATGAGATAGACAGCTCTTTAACAACTGCTAAAGCTAATACTAAACCAACTTTAATCATTGCAAACACTGTAATTGCAAAAGGTGCAGGTGAATTAGAAGGTTCTCACCACTCTCACGGTGCTCCTTTAGGTGAAGATGTAATTAAAAAAGCAAAAGCGGACGCAGGTTTCGATCCTGAAAAAAGTTTCTATGTAGATGAAGATGTAATGGCAAGATTTAGATGCGCTATTGAAGATGGTGATCTAAAAGAGCGTGAGTGGGTTCATTCACAAAAAACTATGCCTTTAATGGAGCAAAATGAAGCTCTAGAAGCACTTCAAAATCCAGATTTTTCAAGAATTCAGTGGCCTGAATTTGACAAAGCTGATGCTACTCGTAGCACAAACGGAAAAATTATAAATGCTATTGCACGTGCAATCCCAAGTTTCATTGGTGGTTCAGCAGACCTTAGTCCTTCTAACAAAACTGATCTAAAAGATATGGGTGTATTTCCAAAGGGAAGAAATATCTACTTTGGTATCCGTGAGCATGCTATGGCTTCAATTGTAAATGCTATGGGATTATACGGTGGTCTTTTACCTTTCTCTTCTACATTCTTTGTATTCTCAGATTACTTAAAACCATCTGCTCGTATAGCTGCACTAAGTGGTATCCAGCACTTTTTCATCTGGACTCATGATTCTATCGGTGTAGGTGAAGATGGTCCGACTCACCAACCTATTGAGCACCTTTCACAGTTCCGTGCACTTCCTAACTTTTATGTATGGCGTCCGGCTGATGGCGCAGAGAATGTTGAAGCATGGAAAGTGGCACTAGAGATGAAAAATTCACCAAGTGCATTTGTGTGTTCACGTCAAAATCTTTCAGTTTTACCAAAAGCTGTTAACGGCGAAGCTAGTAAAGGTGGTTACTTATTAGCATCTGATGATAATGCTTCGATCACACTTATGGCAAGTGGATCTGAGGTAGAGTTGGCGTTAAATGTAAAAACAGCTTTAAATGAAAAAGGTGTAAATGCTAATGTAGTTTCGGTTCCTTGTTTTGACCTTCTTATTGAGCAAGATAAAGCATATATAGATTCTATAATAAAACCAGATACTAAAAAGGTAGCTATTGAAGCTGCTCGCGGTATGGAATGGTACAGACTTGCGGATGAAGTTATTGCAATGGATAGCTTTGGTGCATCTGCTCCTGCAGGAGAGTTATTTGAGAAATTCGGTTTCTCTGTTGATAGTATTTTAGAAAAAATACAATAA
- a CDS encoding Hsp20/alpha crystallin family protein, translated as MLITPYNPFKEIRDIESRLFGAKRVLDSEENVATFVPNVNTREGEFAYHLDIDLPGIKKEDIQIDLKENALTVTAERNFKEETKEEDYYRIETRFGKFSRTFTLPDDADTENIDASTQDGVLEVVIPKLAKPKNTQRIEVK; from the coding sequence ATGTTAATCACACCTTATAATCCATTTAAAGAAATTAGAGATATTGAGAGTAGACTTTTTGGTGCAAAAAGAGTTTTAGATTCAGAAGAAAACGTGGCTACTTTTGTTCCAAATGTAAACACTAGAGAGGGTGAGTTTGCTTACCATCTAGATATTGATCTTCCAGGAATTAAAAAAGAAGATATACAAATAGATCTTAAAGAAAATGCTCTGACAGTGACAGCTGAGAGAAACTTCAAAGAAGAGACAAAAGAGGAAGACTACTATAGAATAGAAACACGTTTTGGAAAATTTTCTAGAACATTTACACTTCCTGATGACGCAGATACTGAAAATATAGATGCAAGTACTCAAGACGGTGTTTTAGAAGTAGTAATTCCAAAACTTGCCAAACCTAAAAACACTCAAAGGATTGAAGTTAAATAA
- the mqnP gene encoding menaquinone biosynthesis prenyltransferase MqnP — protein MQKYIDKIKDFNELVMFEHSIFSLPFIFIAMIVAADGWFGFTLLIFGVLAAVSARNFAMGLNRYADRDIDGQNPRTESRPSVDGRIDANSILIFIGVNAFVFIAVAYMINSLAFWLSFPILFVLGSYSYFKRFSSLAHVVLGISLGLAPIAGVVAVSAEITPWSVLLSLGVIFWVAGFDLLYSLQDIDFDKDNALHSIPSKYGPEATLFISFIFHSLSVIFWAMFVWVAGLGIFAYTAVVLSAFMLGYEHHLVRKDFTKIDRAFFTVNGYLGIFFFILIVMDRLAA, from the coding sequence TTGCAAAAATATATAGATAAAATAAAAGATTTTAACGAACTTGTAATGTTTGAACACTCTATTTTTTCACTGCCGTTTATATTTATTGCAATGATAGTTGCAGCTGATGGATGGTTTGGTTTTACATTGCTTATATTCGGAGTACTTGCTGCTGTTAGTGCAAGAAATTTTGCAATGGGATTAAACCGTTATGCTGATCGTGATATAGACGGACAAAATCCTAGAACTGAAAGCCGTCCTAGTGTAGATGGTCGTATAGATGCAAACTCTATTTTAATTTTTATAGGTGTAAATGCTTTTGTATTTATTGCCGTAGCATATATGATCAACTCTTTAGCTTTTTGGCTTAGTTTTCCTATCCTTTTTGTTCTTGGAAGTTACTCTTATTTTAAACGTTTTTCATCATTAGCACATGTAGTTTTAGGTATATCATTAGGTCTGGCACCAATAGCAGGTGTAGTTGCCGTAAGTGCCGAGATAACACCTTGGTCTGTTTTATTATCACTAGGTGTAATATTCTGGGTAGCTGGATTTGATCTGCTGTATTCACTTCAGGATATAGATTTTGATAAAGATAATGCTCTTCACTCAATTCCATCTAAATATGGTCCTGAAGCTACTCTGTTTATATCTTTTATTTTTCATAGTTTAAGCGTTATATTTTGGGCAATGTTTGTATGGGTAGCAGGACTAGGTATTTTTGCTTATACTGCTGTTGTGCTTAGTGCATTTATGCTTGGGTATGAACACCATTTAGTGCGTAAAGATTTTACAAAAATAGACAGGGCTTTTTTTACGGTTAACGGTTATCTTGGAATATTCTTTTTTATTTTAATAGTTATGGATAGGTTAGCAGCATGA